In one Curtobacterium citreum genomic region, the following are encoded:
- a CDS encoding DJ-1/PfpI family protein: MDADTTPDAERGHDPAEVRIAFLLFPPVTQLDLTGPAQVLTRVPGARAEYVAATLDPVATDCGFAVVPTRTLETAADADVLVVPGGDGAFDAMLDPAVVAFVRRQAERATWVVSVCTGAFVLGAAGLLAGKRATTHWASAPLLEAFGAEPVPERVVTDGSVVTAAGVSAGIDMALWLAAELAGQPVAERIQLQLEYDPQPPFEAGSALRADALVVTAARADTEARRGARVAQAAAAVLP; the protein is encoded by the coding sequence ATGGACGCCGACACGACACCGGACGCCGAGCGCGGGCACGACCCGGCCGAGGTACGGATCGCGTTCCTGCTGTTCCCCCCGGTGACGCAGCTCGACCTGACCGGCCCGGCGCAGGTCCTCACCCGCGTGCCGGGTGCCCGGGCCGAGTACGTCGCCGCGACGCTCGACCCGGTCGCCACCGACTGCGGGTTCGCCGTCGTCCCGACCCGGACCCTCGAGACCGCCGCCGACGCCGACGTGCTCGTCGTCCCGGGCGGGGACGGCGCCTTCGACGCGATGCTCGACCCCGCGGTGGTGGCGTTCGTCCGACGGCAGGCCGAGCGTGCCACCTGGGTGGTCTCGGTGTGCACGGGAGCGTTCGTGCTCGGGGCCGCCGGGCTCCTCGCGGGGAAGCGGGCGACGACGCACTGGGCGTCGGCGCCCCTGCTCGAGGCGTTCGGCGCCGAACCGGTGCCGGAGCGGGTCGTGACCGACGGCTCCGTCGTGACCGCGGCCGGGGTGAGCGCCGGGATCGACATGGCGCTGTGGCTTGCGGCGGAGCTCGCCGGGCAGCCCGTCGCCGAGCGGATCCAGCTGCAGCTCGAGTACGACCCGCAGCCGCCGTTCGAGGCCGGGTCGGCCCTCCGCGCGGACGCCCTGGTGGTCACCGCGGCCCGCGCCGACACCGAGGCACGTCGGGGTGCCCGCGTCGCGCAGGCTGCCGCAGCGGTGCTGCCCTGA
- a CDS encoding DNA-3-methyladenine glycosylase I produces the protein MTDEPVAPPADERTTATTDLVTGEDGLARPVWAATDAMLRDYYDTEWGMPVHDERGVFERLSLEAFQSGLSWRTILAKRPAFRAAFADFDPDTVARFDEDDVARLMADAGIVRNQAKIRATITNANATVALRADGGLADLVWSFRPDATPAPRTAAEVPTTSPESVALSKALRKRGFAFVGPTTMHALMEALGIVDTHLLGSHRRGTSGVWA, from the coding sequence GTGACCGACGAACCCGTGGCCCCGCCCGCCGACGAACGCACGACCGCGACGACCGACCTCGTCACGGGGGAGGACGGTCTCGCCCGCCCGGTGTGGGCCGCCACCGACGCGATGCTCCGCGACTACTACGACACCGAGTGGGGGATGCCCGTGCACGACGAGCGTGGGGTGTTCGAGCGCCTCTCGCTCGAGGCGTTCCAGTCCGGGCTCTCCTGGCGCACGATCCTGGCGAAGCGTCCGGCGTTCCGCGCAGCCTTCGCGGACTTCGACCCGGACACGGTCGCGCGCTTCGACGAGGACGACGTCGCACGACTGATGGCCGACGCCGGCATCGTGCGGAACCAGGCGAAGATCCGGGCGACCATCACCAACGCGAACGCCACGGTCGCCCTCCGCGCGGACGGCGGTCTGGCGGACCTCGTGTGGTCCTTCCGCCCCGACGCCACCCCGGCGCCCCGGACCGCCGCCGAGGTGCCGACCACGAGCCCCGAGTCCGTCGCCCTGTCGAAGGCCCTGCGGAAGCGCGGGTTCGCGTTCGTCGGACCGACCACGATGCACGCCCTGATGGAGGCGCTCGGCATCGTCGACACGCACCTGCTCGGCAGCCACCGCCGCGGGACCTCCGGCGTCTGGGCCTGA
- a CDS encoding VOC family protein, giving the protein MPTMVFINLPVTDLARATGFYEALGYSINPDFTDETAACVVVSDTVYVMLLTHAKFQEFTDKTIADPGTIEVINSLSAASKDEVHRIVDAAVMSGGNEDRPEMDLGFMYQRSFTDPDGHRWEYVWMDEQAMTDGPPAE; this is encoded by the coding sequence ATGCCCACGATGGTGTTCATCAACCTGCCCGTGACCGACCTCGCCCGGGCGACCGGGTTCTACGAGGCGCTCGGCTACTCGATCAACCCGGACTTCACGGACGAGACCGCCGCGTGCGTCGTGGTGAGCGACACCGTGTACGTGATGCTGCTCACGCACGCGAAGTTCCAGGAGTTCACCGACAAGACGATCGCGGACCCGGGGACGATCGAGGTGATCAACTCCCTGAGCGCCGCGTCGAAGGACGAGGTGCACCGCATCGTCGACGCGGCCGTGATGAGCGGCGGGAACGAGGACCGGCCGGAGATGGACCTCGGCTTCATGTACCAGCGGAGCTTCACGGACCCGGACGGGCACCGCTGGGAGTACGTCTGGATGGACGAGCAGGCGATGACGGACGGCCCGCCGGCCGAGTAG
- a CDS encoding DUF3800 domain-containing protein, with translation MRTAFVDESEPGGGLDHTTYLMAAVIVAISDRQAARTAILAATPRRMRKLHWYEALPAQRVSWLDLLRHAVEVLVIRYDGPVARVERRRRHCLERLVWELEQRHVGEVVFETRGPARDRDDRSMLRALRDRGIGRAVRYEHAHASDETLLALADLACGAHSAGLDHGRPSATVVVP, from the coding sequence ATGCGCACCGCCTTCGTCGACGAATCCGAGCCGGGCGGCGGTCTCGACCACACGACGTACCTGATGGCCGCCGTCATCGTCGCGATCAGCGATCGTCAGGCGGCACGAACAGCGATCCTCGCCGCGACGCCACGTCGGATGCGCAAGCTGCACTGGTACGAGGCCCTCCCGGCACAGCGGGTCTCGTGGCTCGATCTCCTGCGTCACGCAGTCGAGGTCCTGGTCATCCGGTACGACGGCCCGGTTGCCCGGGTGGAACGCAGGCGACGACACTGCCTGGAACGCCTGGTGTGGGAGCTCGAACAGCGGCACGTCGGCGAAGTCGTGTTCGAGACACGAGGACCGGCACGCGATCGCGACGACCGGTCGATGTTGCGGGCACTGCGCGACCGCGGCATCGGACGGGCCGTCCGGTACGAGCATGCGCACGCCTCCGACGAGACGCTCCTGGCGCTGGCGGACCTCGCCTGTGGCGCGCACAGCGCGGGACTCGATCACGGGAGGCCGAGCGCGACCGTCGTCGTCCCGTGA
- a CDS encoding sodium:solute symporter family protein: protein MVLAAATNGIRLELGWVDYLMIIVYFAVVIGIGFTARRQVRTSMDFFLSGRSMPAWITGLAFVSANLGATEILGMAANGAQIGMATLHYYLIGAVPAMVFLGLVMMPFYYGSKVRSVPEFMLRRFGKAPHLVNAIAFAVSNVLIAGINLYAMAIVIEAMLGWPEWLAILVSAAFVLAYITLGGLSSAIYNEVMQFFVIIAGLVPLTIVGLHRVGGWSGLTEAIEQTQGVRHLQTWAGTGIGDVTNPIGANWLAIVLGLGFVLSFGYWTTNFTEVQRAFSAKNMSAARRTPLIAAIPKLFIPFIVVIPGLIAAAVVGNQFASGELTYNDAIPKLIQMYLPTGVLGIAVTGLLASFMAGMAANVSSFNTVFTYDIWQRYIKPNMPDLHYLQTGRWVTVVGVVVGIGTAFLAAQAGNIMTYMQTLFSFFNAPLFGVFILGLLWKRMTTQGALWGYVLGIVTPTITWIAYLVNPELFSTATAETMYGAIISFVTVLVVGVLVSLATKPKDVSELGGLVYGVGKIDMTAGAVATDTAWYRSPALLGTVALVLCVALYLPFL from the coding sequence ATGGTCCTCGCTGCGGCGACCAACGGGATCCGGCTCGAACTGGGCTGGGTCGACTACTTGATGATCATCGTGTACTTCGCGGTGGTGATCGGCATCGGGTTCACCGCCAGGCGGCAGGTGCGCACGAGCATGGACTTCTTCCTGTCGGGACGGTCCATGCCCGCGTGGATCACCGGTCTGGCCTTCGTGTCCGCGAACCTCGGCGCGACCGAGATCCTGGGCATGGCCGCGAACGGTGCCCAGATCGGCATGGCGACGCTGCACTACTACCTCATCGGTGCGGTGCCGGCGATGGTGTTCCTCGGCCTCGTGATGATGCCCTTCTACTACGGCTCGAAGGTCCGGAGCGTCCCGGAGTTCATGCTCCGCCGCTTCGGCAAGGCCCCGCACCTCGTCAACGCCATCGCCTTCGCGGTGTCGAACGTCCTGATCGCCGGCATCAACCTCTACGCGATGGCCATCGTCATCGAGGCGATGCTCGGCTGGCCGGAGTGGCTCGCCATCCTGGTGTCCGCCGCGTTCGTGCTCGCCTACATCACCCTCGGCGGCCTGAGCAGCGCCATCTACAACGAGGTCATGCAGTTCTTCGTGATCATCGCCGGCCTCGTGCCGCTGACGATCGTCGGTCTGCACCGCGTCGGCGGGTGGAGCGGCCTGACCGAGGCCATCGAGCAGACCCAGGGCGTGCGGCACCTGCAGACCTGGGCCGGGACCGGCATCGGCGACGTCACCAACCCGATCGGCGCGAACTGGCTCGCGATCGTGCTCGGCCTGGGCTTCGTCCTGTCCTTCGGCTACTGGACGACGAACTTCACCGAGGTGCAGCGCGCGTTCTCGGCGAAGAACATGTCGGCCGCCCGACGGACGCCGCTCATCGCCGCGATCCCGAAGCTCTTCATCCCGTTCATCGTCGTCATCCCGGGCCTCATCGCCGCGGCGGTCGTCGGCAACCAGTTCGCCTCGGGGGAGCTGACCTACAACGACGCGATCCCGAAGCTCATCCAGATGTACCTGCCGACGGGCGTGCTCGGCATCGCGGTGACGGGCCTCCTCGCCTCGTTCATGGCGGGCATGGCGGCCAACGTGTCGTCCTTCAACACCGTCTTCACGTACGACATCTGGCAGCGCTACATCAAGCCGAACATGCCCGACCTGCACTACCTGCAGACCGGCCGCTGGGTCACGGTCGTCGGCGTGGTCGTCGGCATCGGCACGGCGTTCCTCGCAGCGCAGGCCGGCAACATCATGACGTACATGCAGACGCTGTTCTCGTTCTTCAACGCACCGCTGTTCGGCGTCTTCATCCTCGGCCTGCTGTGGAAGCGGATGACCACGCAGGGCGCACTGTGGGGCTACGTCCTCGGCATCGTCACGCCGACCATCACCTGGATCGCGTACCTGGTGAACCCGGAGCTGTTCTCCACCGCGACCGCGGAGACGATGTACGGCGCGATCATCTCGTTCGTCACGGTGCTCGTCGTCGGTGTGCTCGTCTCGCTCGCGACGAAGCCGAAGGACGTCTCGGAGCTCGGCGGCCTGGTCTACGGCGTCGGCAAGATCGACATGACCGCCGGGGCCGTCGCGACCGACACCGCCTGGTACCGCTCGCCCGCCCTGCTCGGCACCGTCGCCCTGGTGCTCTGCGTCGCCCTCTACCTGCCGTTCCTCTAG
- the aroQ gene encoding type II 3-dehydroquinate dehydratase: MSEPATDTTTRPRRILVLNGPNLDILGRRDATQYGTVTLAEIEAIVHTEAAVHELEADFRQTNREGELVEWLHEALDDFAGVVINPAAYAHTSVALHDAVEALDVPVVEVHLSNTWKREPFRHVDHVATAATAVIAGAGADGYRLAVAHVATLLG, encoded by the coding sequence ATGAGCGAGCCGGCCACCGACACCACGACACGCCCGCGGCGGATCCTCGTCCTGAACGGGCCGAACCTGGACATCCTCGGGCGACGGGACGCGACGCAGTACGGCACCGTGACACTCGCAGAGATCGAGGCGATCGTGCACACCGAGGCGGCCGTGCACGAGCTCGAGGCGGACTTCCGTCAGACCAACCGTGAGGGCGAGCTGGTCGAGTGGCTGCACGAGGCACTCGACGACTTCGCCGGCGTCGTGATCAACCCCGCCGCCTACGCGCACACCTCCGTCGCACTGCACGACGCGGTCGAGGCGCTCGACGTCCCCGTCGTCGAGGTGCACCTGTCGAACACGTGGAAGCGCGAACCCTTCCGGCACGTCGACCACGTGGCCACCGCGGCGACGGCCGTGATCGCCGGCGCGGGCGCCGACGGCTACCGCCTCGCGGTCGCGCACGTCGCGACCCTGCTCGGCTGA
- a CDS encoding NAD(P)H-dependent oxidoreductase, with the protein MSGELVVGVSGSPSDPSRTSTLVAATVARLGEEIEDARTETVEIGPLLADLGAASSREAMSDRTRRALETVEAADVLVVGSPAFRAAYSGAFKLFFDWVGQYDLVDTPVLLTATGGSDRHALLVEHQMRPLFGFFQSTTLPLGVFGNERDFTKREGGYDISSVDLELRIDQAVRRALPIIRGGFATAGLADVRRPADF; encoded by the coding sequence ATGAGCGGAGAACTCGTCGTCGGCGTCAGTGGCAGCCCCTCCGACCCGTCCCGGACGTCCACCCTGGTGGCCGCCACGGTCGCACGGCTCGGGGAGGAGATCGAGGACGCCCGGACCGAGACGGTGGAGATCGGGCCCCTGCTCGCCGACCTCGGCGCAGCGTCCTCACGCGAGGCGATGTCGGACCGGACACGTCGGGCGCTCGAGACGGTCGAGGCCGCGGACGTGCTCGTGGTCGGCAGCCCGGCGTTCCGCGCGGCGTACTCCGGGGCCTTCAAGCTCTTCTTCGACTGGGTCGGGCAGTACGACCTCGTCGACACCCCGGTGCTGCTCACGGCCACCGGCGGCAGTGACCGGCACGCGCTCCTCGTCGAGCACCAGATGCGGCCGTTGTTCGGCTTCTTCCAGTCCACGACCCTGCCGCTCGGCGTGTTCGGCAACGAGCGCGACTTCACCAAGCGCGAGGGCGGCTACGACATCAGCAGCGTCGACCTCGAGCTCCGCATCGACCAGGCCGTCCGGCGGGCGCTGCCGATCATCCGCGGCGGCTTCGCCACGGCGGGCCTGGCCGACGTCCGCCGCCCCGCCGACTTCTAG